From the genome of Aquiluna borgnonia:
TTGGCGACCGCATGCTGCGACCAGCTAAGGTCGCAGTTTTTGTGCCGGCTGAATAAACGGGAAGGAGTGAGGTAGATGGCGTCGCAAGACTGGCTAGACAAGGACTTTTATAAAATCCTTGGAGTTTCCAAGGACGTTAGCGAAGCCGAGCTCAAGAAGGTTTATCGCAAGCTCGCGAAAGAGAACCACCCCGACCTGCACCCGGGCGATGCTAAAGCAGAGGCGAGGTTCAAGGACATTTCCGAAGCCTACGATGTGCTCTCTGACAAGGAGCAGCGCCGCGAGTATGACGCCATCAAGGCCATGGGTGGCGGTGCTCGCTTCCAGGCTGGGGGCCCCGGCGGAGCCGGAGGTTTTGAAGATGTCTTTAGCAATCTCTTCGGAGGTGGCTTCCAAGGTGGCGGATTCCCGGGCTTTGGAGGCTTCGGCCCGCAGCGCGGGCAGGATGTCTCCACCAGCTCGAGCATTGATTTCATTGACTCGATCAAGGGAACCACGCTCAAGCTTCAGGTTTCTGGAGAGAGCGTTAGCCTCAGGGTGCCACCGGGGATTCAGGATGGCCAGAAGCTAAAGGTCTCCGGCAAGGGAAACCCATCACCAAATGGTGGGCCCAGGGGTGACCTGGTGGTGACCATCAAGGTCAGGAATCACCAGGTATTCACCAGAGATGGCGACAACGTTCGAGTGGTGGTCCCGGTAACAATCGCCGAGGCGATTTTGGGCGCGACCATTCAAGTTCCACTCTTGGGCGAAGCGCCGGTGAAGCTCAAGGTTGCTCCCGGAACTCCAAATGGTAGAACCCTCAGGGTTAAGGGCAAAGGTGTGCAGCGCCCCGGCAAAGAGGGCGATTTGCTCGCCACTGTTGAGATTGCTATCCCCTCTCACATCAGTGAAAAGGCAAAAAACCTAATTGAGCAGTTCAATCAGGAGCTTCCCGATGAGGACCCCAGAGCTGACCTGATCACCAGAGCCGGCGCACTCTAAACGAAAGGAGCGAACGTGGAGATCAACGAGAACACTCCGCTGTTCGTGATTTCGGTTGCCGCGGAGCTTTCCAATATGCATCCGCAAACCCTGCGGCAATACGACCGGATGGGGCTGGTTTCACCAACCAGAACCCAGGGGCAATCCCGCCGCTACACCATGCAGGATGTTGCCAAACTGAGGGAGATATCCCGGCTCTCCCAAGAGGGGGTTTCCCTCGAAGGTATTCGCCGTGTGCTGGAGCTGGTAACAGAAAATCAGGATTTGAAGGAACGGGTTCGTGCCCTCGAGACCGAGCTGGCCAACCAGGTCATGAACCAACCCGGCAGACGCGTGTTTGCCGCAGGGGAGCAGGGCGTAATCAAGCTCAACCCCGGACAGCGGCCCCAAAAGGGCGGCTCACTGGTTTTATGGAGGAGGACGAAGTGAATCAGCAGGAAGAACAAAAATCTGCCCTGGAGCAATTTGGTGTTGACCTAACCGCCATTGCCCGCTCGGGAAAACTTGACCCGGTGATTGGCCGTGACGCCGAGATTAGAAGGGTTAGCCAGGTGCTATCCCGCCGAACCAAAAACAATCCTGTGTTGATTGGTGAACCCGGCGTTGGTAAGACGGCTGTGGTGGAAGGTCTAGCTCAGCGCATTGTGGCCGGCGATGTTCCAGAATCCCTAAAGGGAAAAACCCTGATTTCGCTGGACCTGG
Proteins encoded in this window:
- a CDS encoding DnaJ C-terminal domain-containing protein; this encodes MASQDWLDKDFYKILGVSKDVSEAELKKVYRKLAKENHPDLHPGDAKAEARFKDISEAYDVLSDKEQRREYDAIKAMGGGARFQAGGPGGAGGFEDVFSNLFGGGFQGGGFPGFGGFGPQRGQDVSTSSSIDFIDSIKGTTLKLQVSGESVSLRVPPGIQDGQKLKVSGKGNPSPNGGPRGDLVVTIKVRNHQVFTRDGDNVRVVVPVTIAEAILGATIQVPLLGEAPVKLKVAPGTPNGRTLRVKGKGVQRPGKEGDLLATVEIAIPSHISEKAKNLIEQFNQELPDEDPRADLITRAGAL
- a CDS encoding heat shock protein transcriptional repressor HspR is translated as MNENTPLFVISVAAELSNMHPQTLRQYDRMGLVSPTRTQGQSRRYTMQDVAKLREISRLSQEGVSLEGIRRVLELVTENQDLKERVRALETELANQVMNQPGRRVFAAGEQGVIKLNPGQRPQKGGSLVLWRRTK